The Numenius arquata unplaced genomic scaffold, bNumArq3.hap1.1 HAP1_SCAFFOLD_1673, whole genome shotgun sequence DNA segment CCCCCactcacccccccttcccccccccactcaccccccctctttcccatcccccccccccactcaccctccctttccccttcgTCCCCCTGACCCTACTCACCCCCCCCCTTTactcctttcctcccccctccccaccctacttacccccccctttccccttccccccccctccccgactcCAGCCCATCCCCGTGGCCTCagggcggggtggggggctgcggggggggggtggtaccTGGGTGCCCCCGATGCAGGCGCTGACGATGGGGCGATAGTGGtcgggggagcagaggggacaggcGGCCCCCGTCACCCAGAGGAAGTGGAAGGTGCAGCCGTCGCAGGTGCCCTCGGGGCAtttgcttgggggggggggcgggggggggaagacgAAAAAAAAGTGTATGGGGGGGCGCACGGGGACAGCGGTGTCCCCAAATCGAAGCACCCAGAGGTCCCCAATGGGGGTGAGCACAGCGTGGCAGGAGATGGGGGTGCCacccttggaggggggggggaaaaggagggtcgccgtgtgtccccccccccaccccaaagcccccccccccccccccgggtccccagcgatgtccgtccccccccccaccccgctacctggggacagccagggtgCCGGTGCCCGGGCGCAGGGGGTCGCAGCGCAGGCGGATGGCGGTGGCCCGGCCACCGCTGCAGGGCTGCATCACGTCGttggacctggggtgggggacacggtggcggtgggggggttggggacacacacggacacggacacacacacagagagcggggtccctttcccttccccgtCACCCGTTGTCACCTGTAGAAGAAGACGATGTCGGGCAGGTCGGGGTGGCCGGGGGGGAAGTGCTCGGGGGGGGAGGTGACGCCGTCCAGCGTGGAGCCGGTGGTGACACCTGAAGGGAGAGCGGGGTGTCCCGGTGCCACCGGTGtgccaggggagaggagggacacacacacacacacacacacacacacacacacactcgggAGCCCCCCCCAGGTGGCAACTCACCCAGGAGGCGGTCGGCCAGGCTGACGGGCTGGGAGGACACGGGCGTCTTGTAGCCCATGACGTCGGGGGGCACCAGGATGGACTGGCAGACGTGGGACGTCACCACCCGGGCAGGGTCCCCCTCGCCCGCCGGCAGCCGCGCGTCCGTCACGTTGTCACTGCAGGAGGCCATCTTCCTGCCCTGCCGCCGcggcacacgcgtgtgtgtgtgcaacGACAACACACATGCGTGCGCAACAACGGCACACGCACATGTGTGCACGTGTGCAGCAAtggcacacacgtgtgtgtgcaacAACGGCACACGTGTGTGCGCAACGATGGCACATGCGTGTGGGTGCGTGTGCAACGACGGCACACACGCGTGCACAACAATGGCACACACgcgtgtgtgcacatgtgcagcaatggcacacgtgtgtgtgtgcatgtgcaacGACGGCACATGCGTGTGCGCAACGATGGCACACGCGCGTGTGCGTGTGCACAATGACGGCACGCACGTGTGTGCGTTTGCAACAACAGCACACGCATGTGTTTGTGCAATGACGGCACAcgcatgtgtgtgtttgcaacAACAGCACACGCATGTGTttgtgcaatgacagcacatgtgtgtgtgtgcatgtgcagtgATGGCGCACGCGTGTGTATGCATGTGCAATAAtggcacacgtgtgtgtgcaatgacagcacacacgtgtgtgcacaacCATGCGCATGTGTGCACAGGCCTGCACGTGTGTTTTCACACGTGTTTGTGTGTGTTCACGTGTCTGCACgagtgtgcaagtgtgtgtgtgtttgtaagaCCATGTGGAGTCACATGTGtttctcaaaggtcccttccaaccatgaagattctgtgattctgtgtttgcacaactgtgcatgtgtgcatgtgtttgcacAAGTGCGTGTGTTTGCATATGTGCACATATGGCTGCACGTACACCTGTGTACATTCACATGCACAACTCGTGTTTGCATGTGTTTGCAtgactgcatgtgtgtgtgcactatATATGCACGCATAGACATGTGTTTACACTATATCTACATGCCTACATGCATGTTTGCACtatatatgtgcacacatgtGTTTGCACAAGGTATGCATACCTGCCTGTGTGTTTGTGCTAGCATCTGCAACAATGGCACACGCACGTGTGTGCACAATCACACGCATGTGTGCATGTTACAGGGCTGCACGTGTGTTTGCACGAGTGTTTGTGCATGCTCGTGTGTTTGCATGAGTGTGCAAGTGTGTGTTTATAAGACCATGTGGAGTCACAAGTGTTTGCACGACTATGTGCATACGTGCACGTGTTTGCTACAAGTGTGTGTGTTTACATATGTGCACGTATGGCTGCACGTACACCTGCGTTTGCACAACTCGTGCGTGTGTTTGCACGACTGTGCATGTGTGCACTACATAGTCATGCACTCACGTGTTTGCACTATGTATGCACACCTACTTGTGTGTTTGCACTATATATGCACGCACATGTGTTTAcattatatatacatgcatacatgttTGCACTATATACGCGTGCATACACATGTGTTTGTCCTATATATGCACGCCTACCTACGTTTGCACTATCTATGCACGTACACGCACGTTTATGGTGTGTATGCATGCACACGCGTGTTTGCACTGTCTATGCATGCCTCCCTGTGTGTTTGCActatatatgtgtgcatacacaTGTGTTTTCACTACATACACGTGTGCACATGCGTTCCCATCCCCACATCACCCACCCCTGCCCGTTCCCATGCCCAGGCCAGGCACTAGCCCAGTCTCCAGGCCCAGGGCAATCACTAGcccggtccctgtccccatgccagtCACTAGCCCGGTCCCTGCGCCCGTGCCAGTCACTAGCCCAGTCCTTTTGCCTGTGCCAGTCACTAGCCCGGTCTCCGTGCCCAGGTCAGGCACTAGCCTCGTGCCATGCCTGGGGCAGTCACTAGCCCAGTCCCTGTGCCTGGGCAGTCACTAAGGCATTCCCCGTGCCCAGGGCAATCACTAGCCTAGTGCCCATGCCAGTCACTAGCCCGGTGCCTGCACCCAGGGCAGTCACTAGCCCGATCCCTGTGCCCATGCCAGTCACTAGCCTTGTGCCATGCCTGCGGCAATCACTAGCCCGATGCCTGCACCCAGGGCAGTCACTAGCCCAGTCCCTGCATCTGTGCCAGTCACTAGCCCAGTCCCCGTGCCCAGGCCAGGCACTAGCCTTATGCCATGCCCAGGGCAATCACTAGCCCCATGCTTGTCCCCGGAACAGTGGCTAGCCCAGTCCCCATGCTCGGGGCAGGTGCTAGCCCAATGCCAGGTGCCCGCTGGCCTCACCTGGTGGCCGCAGAGGCTGATGTTGAAGTGGTGGAAGTACTTGAGGCCCTTGGCGGTGAAGCTGGGGCCACTGGCGAAGGCGGTGCCGGTGGCCAGTGCCGAGAGGTCGTAGTGCAGGACGCGGCCGGGCAGCGCCAGGGAGAAGCTGCAGTTGTTGTAGCAGAGGGACCGGagctggggacaggaggtggccgtCAGGGACAGCCGGGGCTGGCATCACCCCGCTGGGACAGTGGGGTCACCCAGCGGGGACAGCCAGGGCGGTTGGGGTCATCCccttggggacagcggggggtTGGCATCGCCCCTTGGGGGTGATGGCACACACCCGGGGTCAGATACTGTCACGCACCCAGGATGGCCATGGGGGGCTGGTGTCACCTCCCTGGGGACGGCTAGAGGCTGGCATCACCCATCCACACAGTGTCACCCACCCTGTCACCCACCCAGGATGGCTATGGGGTGGCCAGagtcacctccctggggacagctggggggcTGGCATCACCCATCCACACAGTGTCACCCACCCAGGGATGGCCAGGGGGATGGTGTCACCTccttggggacagctggggggCTGGCATCACCCATCCACACAGTGTCACCCACCCAGGGATGGCCAGGGGGATGGTGTCACCTCCTTGGGGACAGCTAGGGGGCTGGCATCACCCATCCACACAGTGTCACCCACCCAGAGATGGCCAGGGGGCTGGTGCCACCCATGTGGGACATCTTGGATGGGGGGCTGATGTCACCCATTTGGgatggctggggcagggggggggttggCATCACCCATGGGGATGTCCCCAAGCCaccccccagaccctcacccccaGGGGACACATGGGGGTGGGCACCTGGTTGCTGCGGGTGCCGGGGCCGCAGGGGTGGCAGGCGGGGGTCCCGTCGGAGGGGTGACCCCGCAGGTAGGTGCCgggggggcagagctggcaggtgCCCGAGGTGGGGTCCAGGACGTTGCCAGGGGGACACGGGGCGCAGGAGCCAGCCGGTTCAGGGACACAGCGCCGGCAGAAGGATGCCACCCCTCCCAGCACATTGGTGACATTGATGGAGTAGAGCTTGGCCACGTCGCTGGTGTATCGTCGGCCCTGGCACCGAGAGCACCCGTCACCATGGCCTACCCGGGTGTCCCCCGGCACCCGCAGCACCCccgggggggtgtcaccccccctTGTCCCTCACCGCCTCGTGGTAGGGGGTGCGCTGGAAGGCCCAGGTGAAGCTCATGGTGGCGTTTTTCTCCACGACGTAAGTGTAGGACTGCTTCCCCTTGGGGCCCGTCCACGTCTCCACTGGCGTGTTGGTGCGGGAGTTGACGccctgtggggacacgggggacagtgggacaacctcccccccccccccaaacctgctgtGTCTCCGTGTcctcctccccgtgtccccccactcACCACCATGAAGTAGAGCTCACAGCTGACGCTGCAGATGGTCTCGAAGACGAAGGTGATCCTGGCCACCTCCTTGCTCTCCGCATCCTCCAGCATTGGGCTCGGGGGGCTGGAGACGAcgtggggacagcgtggggacaatgccaggctctgccccatggcgctgtccccccccccccaacctccccacctccccagggacgcCCCGGTGCTCGTCCCCACCTCACCTGAAGCCGGGGACCACCAGCGTGAGGATCATGAAGTCGTTATCGGAGGCTCCCGCCGCCGTGTAGATGTAGTCCCCGGCCACCTCCCAGCCTGCAAGGGACACGGTGACAGCTCAGCAGGGTCCCTGGATGCCACCGCAGGAGGGGACGGGGAGGAGACAGTGTCCCGGCGGTACCTGCCATCCCCTTGTACTCAAAGTTGATGCCGCTGAGGACGGTGGTCTCCATGTTGGGGGGCAACACGTTCCACCACTTGTACTCCAGCCCCAGCACCGGCTTGGTGCCCGCCGGGCAGCTGAgacagcctggggacagcaggggacagccctgcaCCGGGGTGGCACCCACCTCCCCACCGCCCCTGGCAGCCCCGGGTGCCCCGGTCACCCCTTGGGGACAGTGATGGGGACATCCCTACCAGAGCCatagggacaggaggggacaacCCTGCACCAGGGTGGCACCACCCTCACCCTGGCATCTGTGGGTGCCCAGGTCACCCCTTGGGGACAGTGATGGGGACATCCCTACCAGAGCCatagggacaggaggggacagccCTCCATGGGGGTGGCACCCACCTCTCCTTGGCAGCCCTGGGTGCCCAGGTcaccccttggggacatccctaCCAGAGCTGTAGGGACAGGTGGTGCACTGGTGTGCCACCAGTTGGTGTGCCACCCCTGGCATCTCCCTGGTGCCCTGGTCACCCCTTGGGGACGATGATGTCCTTACCAGAGCCACAGAGACAGGAGGGGACAGCCCTGCGCCAGGGTGGCACCACCCTCTCCCTGGCAGCCCTGGGTGCCCTGGTGACCCCTTGGGGACAATGACTGGGCTGTCCTTATTGGGAGCCATAGGGACAACCCTGTACTGGGGTGCCACCACCCTCCCCCTGGCAGCCCTGGGTGCCCGGGTCAGCCCCTGGGGACAATGATGGGGACATCCCTACCAGAGCCatagggacaggaggggacaatCCTGTACAAGGTGGCACCCACCTCCCCCTGGCAGCCCTGGGTGGGGACGATGACGAGGACCTCCTTATGGGAGCCatagggacaggaggggacaacCCTGCCCGGGGGTGGCACCCCCTTCCCTTGGCACCTGTGGGTGCCCCAGTCACCCCTTGGGGACGATGACGGGGATGTGCTTACCGGAGCCATTGGAGTAGGAGCCGTAGGGACAGGGCTGGCAGGCGCTGCCGTTGCTCTTGGCGAAGCCGGGGTTGCAGGGGGGGCACTTGGTTTTCACCCCGGAGGGGGGCAGTTGCGCCGCCTGGGGCAGCTCCTCGCTGCAGATCTTGGGCTCTGCCCACTTGAACATCAGCTGGGTCTGCCCgggatggagcagggaggggaggggggcttagccggtggcggggggggggacaagggacagggacatAGGGGACAGACaaaccccccttcccctccccggggccgTACCTCCCCGCGGGCGTCGCAGGCGGTGTGGGTGTAGAAGTAATCCTTGTCGGTGCAGGGCGGCCGCGGTTTGCAGGACGCCGAGCCGGGCTCTGCCGGTGGCGGGGGACAGGGTGGCTGAGCCAGTCTCGGCCAGGGGACCTTACTGCTGTCCCCCTGCCACCAGcgggacatccctgtccccacccctccAAAGGATGGCAGATCCTCCTCGCCCCTCGCATCGCCTCTACCTTCAccaggttttgggggggacacggggaggggacccagctgaggggacaaggggagggAACCCGGCTGCCATCTCTGGCTGAGGGGACAAGGGAAGGGGACACAGTGGCCACCTCTGGCTGGGGGTACAAGGGGACCCGGTGGCCACCTCTGGCTGAGAGGACAAGAGGAGGGGACCCGACTGCCACCTCCAGCTaaaggggacacggggaggggacccagctgaggggacaaggggatgggACCGGGCGGCCACCTCCCGCtgaggggacaaggggagggGACCCAGCtgaggggacaaggggatgggacctggcagccaCCTCCCGCTGAGGGGACAAGGGGAAGAGGACCCGGTGGCCACTTCCTGCTGAGGGGACAAAGAGAGGGGACCTGGCTGAGGGGACAAGGGAAGGGGATGCGATGGCCACCTCTGGCTGGGGGTACAAGGGGACGCGGTGGCCACCTCCCGCTGAGATGACAAAGGGATGAGACCCAGCAGCTACCTCTGGct contains these protein-coding regions:
- the ELAPOR1 gene encoding endosome/lysosome-associated apoptosis and autophagy regulator 1; the protein is MKAQACKPCAEGTYSLGTGIRFDEWDEVPHGFANVATNLEVDDGGGGFGDAVENCTTSTWVPLGDYVASNTDECTATLMYAVNLKQSGTVSFEYIYPDSSIVFEFFVQNDQCQPTVEESRWMRTTEKGWEFHSVELSRGNNVLYWRTTAFSVWSKVPKPVLVRNIGITGVAYTSECFPCKPGTFAPAAGSSSCQLCPADTFSSKGATACQPCEPSTYAEPGSASCKPRPPCTDKDYFYTHTACDARGETQLMFKWAEPKICSEELPQAAQLPPSGVKTKCPPCNPGFAKSNGSACQPCPYGSYSNGSGCLSCPAGTKPVLGLEYKWWNVLPPNMETTVLSGINFEYKGMAGWEVAGDYIYTAAGASDNDFMILTLVVPGFSPPSPMLEDAESKEVARITFVFETICSVSCELYFMVGVNSRTNTPVETWTGPKGKQSYTYVVEKNATMSFTWAFQRTPYHEAGRRYTSDVAKLYSINVTNVLGGVASFCRRCVPEPAGSCAPCPPGNVLDPTSGTCQLCPPGTYLRGHPSDGTPACHPCGPGTRSNQLRSLCYNNCSFSLALPGRVLHYDLSALATGTAFASGPSFTAKGLKYFHHFNISLCGHQGRKMASCSDNVTDARLPAGEGDPARVVTSHVCQSILVPPDVMGYKTPVSSQPVSLADRLLGVTTGSTLDGVTSPPEHFPPGHPDLPDIVFFYRSNDVMQPCSGGRATAIRLRCDPLRPGTGTLAVPSKCPEGTCDGCTFHFLWVTGAACPLCSPDHYRPIVSACIGGTQ